The genomic segment CAGATTATTGAATGGCGTGGCTGCCCCAAAGAGATCCGTTGTGACAATGGCCCGGAATATGTCAGCGCCAAGCTGCAAACCTGGGCCGGGCAGAGAGGAATCCGCCTGCGGTATATCCAGCCGGGGAATCCGCAACAAAATGGGTATGTCGAGCGGTATAACCGAACAGTGCGTTATGACTGGCTCAACCACTATCTCTTTGAAAGTCTTGAAGAAATACAGGATTTTGCCACCAAATGGCTCTGGAGTTATAATAACGAGCGCCCCAACATGGGCATTGGCGGCATAACTCCCGCCATGAAGCTCGCACAGGTGTCTTAGGCTCTACTTGTAATCGCTCCTAAAAATGGGAGGATTACCCCCCCACTGGGAGCATATCTTCACCTCTGGCAACAGAGAATTGCACATATTCATCTGTAAACTTGTAATGCATTTTACAAATGTTCATATGTTATTTTATTCCAGTTTGTTGATAGATGTGCTGCGATATGCTAAATTTCCAGTTTCCTGCGTGCCTTACAGGCAGACTCATTGGGGGGCGCAGCTCCGTTCCGCTATATTTGTCAAGATAAAAATTCGGTACGGATGCGTCGGCTTCATCACAAAGGCGACACGCGCCGCTATGGCTCCATTCGATAACGATTAGCGAGTCAATCTGCATAAGTAGTACCGATTGATTTGCCATCGCTCCGGTCAAATCTGCAAAGCTGTTACGCGGCAAGGTTGTCTGTTTTGCTGTCATGCGGGCTTCCTTGCCAAGAATTACCCAAGCCTTGCTTATGACGCCAAGAGAAAGGTAGCGCGACCAAAATCTCTGGCGCTCTTGCCATGCTGGTTCTGCGGTATCACGCAGGATACTGAAAAAGTCCTGAAGTTGTGCCGCCACAAGCCAACGCTCCATGACGGTCTGTGCGGCGGTGGCAGCACCATGCCACAGGCGGTTGTCTACGCGGGGGTCTTTGAAATGGCGCAATATAAAATCGCGTATAAGCCCTTTATAGATTTCTTCTGTAGGAATTTTGTTCACAAATGGCAGTAGCAGGGCATTTATTGTAGCACTTTTGGGGAATAAATACCGAACGGGTTCTTCCTGCTCATACTGCGCGATGAAATTTCGCAGTAGTGCTAAGTTGTCCGGGGATGCAAGCGCGCGGGACAAAAGGCTCTGGGCGCACTCTGCCCCATGGCGGACAAACTGGCTGGCAAACAGCTCCTCTGAAAATAACCGACGGGTGCAAGCCTCCCGTAAACCTTGTGTCAGCAGATCACGAGCAAACAGATCAGGGCCATCTGCGGACAGAAGCGCATAATTTTGGCAAGCTTTGTATACCTGTCGCACTTTGATGCGTGGAGATATCGCTAGCACGCTGTCTAAACGGTGGCAAAGCCATGCAAAGCTGGGGCTATGCATGGGGTATTTTTGCATCAGCACATACCAAAGCAAAATGAGCACGCGCCCCTGACGCTGTGGGGAGAGGCTTTCCAGCCATTGAAAATACTGCGCGACAAAATTTGTGGCATCAGCAAGATGCTGCTCCCCGTAATAGAAGCCCCAAGGAGCCTGTTTCAAAGTTTTCGTTGGCAAAGATGTGAGAGGTCGGCCTTGTAGATAGCAATCCCTGATGCTGTCGTACAATTCCTGCAACGATAGGGGGCTGGGGGCCACGCGTTGCACTGTTACAACGCTTTGGGCAAGCATCTGGCATAGGGCAGAAAGCTTGACAGGCTGTGGCGGCATTGCCAGCGTCAGTGATTCTGGCCTCCAATATCGCAAGCAATCCCGCAGCGACATTACTGTATACTTCCTTCGTGCGATTCTGTTGGTCTCGGTGCAGCTAGAACAAAACGCAGGTCAATCCGTCTGTTGGCCTGTCTGCCTTCTTCAGATGCATTTTCCCTTATCCCACGTGTCTCACCGTATGCACTCACACCAAAAAAATGTTCACCGTTGGCATTTCGCAACGTCTCTAAAAGAGGCTGCTTTTGCATGAGGTAGCGAAACGTTACTAAGCTTCTTGCTGCAGAAAGTTGCCAGTTGTCCATGTACTGCGCAGTACATATGGGCACGTTGTCTGTGTGACCTTCCACCAGCACTGCTTCTAGCCTGCCGGGAGTAGGCTTTTTTGATGTGCAAGTTTCAGAGGGCTTGTCTTTTGTGCCGCTGTAGCAAGGCAGGTGTTGGGCTAGAATGGCCCCAAGCAGTTGAAGGCTCTCTTCTCCTCCAGGCGCAAAGTTGGCTTGTCCGGAGGGGAAAAGTATTTTCTCAGGAACATGCAGTAATCCTTTGTCCACATCAATTTCGACCTTCAAGCCTTTTTGCATCAGGTCTTGTTTTACGTCTTCTAATAACCTTTGACGTATGGACCGCGCATCTGTCAGCTCCTGCTGAATATTTCTAAGAGCAATTATTTCCTTCTTGCTGTCCGCTTCCTTTT from the Desulfovibrio legallii genome contains:
- a CDS encoding EH signature domain-containing protein, encoding MSLRDCLRYWRPESLTLAMPPQPVKLSALCQMLAQSVVTVQRVAPSPLSLQELYDSIRDCYLQGRPLTSLPTKTLKQAPWGFYYGEQHLADATNFVAQYFQWLESLSPQRQGRVLILLWYVLMQKYPMHSPSFAWLCHRLDSVLAISPRIKVRQVYKACQNYALLSADGPDLFARDLLTQGLREACTRRLFSEELFASQFVRHGAECAQSLLSRALASPDNLALLRNFIAQYEQEEPVRYLFPKSATINALLLPFVNKIPTEEIYKGLIRDFILRHFKDPRVDNRLWHGAATAAQTVMERWLVAAQLQDFFSILRDTAEPAWQERQRFWSRYLSLGVISKAWVILGKEARMTAKQTTLPRNSFADLTGAMANQSVLLMQIDSLIVIEWSHSGACRLCDEADASVPNFYLDKYSGTELRPPMSLPVRHAGNWKFSISQHIYQQTGIK
- a CDS encoding integrase core domain-containing protein — translated: QIIEWRGCPKEIRCDNGPEYVSAKLQTWAGQRGIRLRYIQPGNPQQNGYVERYNRTVRYDWLNHYLFESLEEIQDFATKWLWSYNNERPNMGIGGITPAMKLAQVS
- a CDS encoding OmpA/MotB family protein is translated as MSQRQYPLHKNGSRSDEQGYLASVSDLMATLLFIFIITLMAFVINLHEATTSAAQKEADSKKEIIALRNIQQELTDARSIRQRLLEDVKQDLMQKGLKVEIDVDKGLLHVPEKILFPSGQANFAPGGEESLQLLGAILAQHLPCYSGTKDKPSETCTSKKPTPGRLEAVLVEGHTDNVPICTAQYMDNWQLSAARSLVTFRYLMQKQPLLETLRNANGEHFFGVSAYGETRGIRENASEEGRQANRRIDLRFVLAAPRPTESHEGSIQ